The Juglans regia cultivar Chandler chromosome 2, Walnut 2.0, whole genome shotgun sequence genome includes a window with the following:
- the LOC108994389 gene encoding cytochrome P450 94B3-like yields MFIFLSFISLGFFLFLYSFFSFILHRVHSTSSTGHDNDHGPPTHPIIGCLISFYKNRHRLLDWYTDLLSKSPTQTVVVHRLGARRIVVTANPANVEYMLKTNFSNFPKGTPFTEILGDLLGHGIFNVDGELWSTQRKLASHEFSTKSLREFVVKTLEDEVDHRLIPLLEEAAGSNKVLDLQEILRRFAFDTICKVSLGTDPSCLDLHRAVPPLVKAFDSASEISAMRSMAPVFWFWKIKRALNLGSEKQLKDALRLVHGSVLEIIRNKRRILEEDRENRYCESDLLSRMLLAGHDEEVVRDMVISFIMAGRDTTSSAMTWLFWLLSKYPNQKELIVKELNSVLENGEKQLDFETLKEMKFVKACLCESMRLYPPVAWDSKHARQGDTLPDGTPIGKGDRVTYFPYGMGRMEELWGKDWFEFNPDRWFDEPGGIEGGGELKLVSPFKFPVFQAGPRVCLGKEMAFTQMKYVVARILRRFEIVPVCDDRPVFVPLLTGHMAGGFKVMVRTRSS; encoded by the coding sequence ATGTTTATCTTCCTTTCTTTcatctctctagggtttttcctgTTTCTCTATTCCTTCTTCTCATTCATCCTTCATCGAGTTCACAGTACCAGTAGTACTGGTCATGATAATGATCATGGCCCTCCTACACACCCAATCATCGGCTGCCTTATCTCTTTCTATAAAAACCGCCACCGTCTCTTGGACTGGTACACAGACCTGTTATCAAAATCTCCGACGCAGACCGTTGTGGTGCACCGGCTTGGTGCGCGACGTATCGTTGTGACAGCAAACCCTGCCAACGTCGAGTACATGCTCAAGACCAACTTCAGCAACTTCCCCAAGGGCACGCCTTTCACGGAGATCCTCGGCGATCTTCTTGGTCACGGCATATTTAACGTGGACGGTGAATTATGGTCCACCCAGCGCAAGCTAGCGAGCCATGAGTTTAGCACAAAGTCTTTGAGAGAGTTCGTTGTCAAAACCCTTGAAGATGAAGTCGATCACCGATTGATACCGTTGCTTGAGGAGGCCGCTGGAAGTAACAAAGTCTTGGACTTGCAGGAAATACTGAGAAGGTTTGCGTTTGACACCATCTGCAAAGTCTCGTTGGGCACAGACCCCAGTTGCCTTGACCTACATCGAGCGGTGCCGCCTCTTGTAAAAGCCTTTGACAGTGCCTCGGAGATCAGCGCCATGCGCTCAATGGCCCCGGTGTTCTGGTTTTGGAAGATCAAGCGCGCATTGAACTTGGGATCGGAGAAGCAACTCAAAGATGCACTTCGACTCGTGCATGGCTCAGTGCTCGAGATCATAAGAAACAAGAGGCGAATACTCGAAGAAGATCGAGAAAACAGATATTGCGAGAGCGACTTACTATCGAGGATGTTATTGGCGGGACACGACGAGGAGGTAGTGAGAGACATGGTGATAAGCTTCATCATGGCCGGCCGAGACACGACCTCCTCAGCCATGACATGGCTGTTCTGGTTGCTTTCCAAGTACCCAAACCAAAAGGAACTGATTGTAAAGGAATTGAATTCCGTGCTAGAAAATGGTGAAAAGCAGTTAGACTTTGAAACACTCAAGGAGATGAAGTTCGTCAAGGCATGCTTGTGCGAGTCCATGCGGCTCTACCCGCCGGTTGCGTGGGACTCGAAGCACGCTCGCCAAGGTGACACTTTACCCGACGGAACTCCGATTGGGAAGGGAGATAGGGTCACGTATTTTCCTTATGGGATGGGAAGAATGGAGGAGCTGTGGGGAAAGGACTGGTTCGAGTTTAATCCGGACAGGTGGTTCGATGAACCGGGTGGGATCGAAGGTGGAGGGGAGTTGAAGCTGGTGAGTCCTTTCAAATTTCCGGTTTTTCAGGCCGGTCCGAGGGTGTGTCTTGGGAAGGAGATGGCTTTTACACAGATGAAGTACGTGGTGGCAAGGATACTGAGGCGGTTCGAGATCGTGCCTGTTTGTGACGACCGGCCGGTTTTCGTTCCTTTGTTGACTGGTCATATGGCTGGTGGGTTCAAGGTCATGGTCCGGACTCGAAGTAGTTAG
- the LOC108994320 gene encoding 60S ribosomal protein L17-2-like, protein MVKYSKEPDNPTKSCKARGSDLRVHFKNTRETAHAIRKLHLVKAKRYLEDVLAHKQAIPFRRFCRGVGRTAQAKNRHSNGQGRWPVKSAKFILDLLKNAESNAEVKGLDVDSLYISHIQVNQAQKQRRRTYRAHGRINPYMSSPCHIELTLSEKEEPVRKEPETQLAPKKPRAQALRSGASS, encoded by the exons ATG GTGAAGTATTCGAAGGAGCCAGACAACCCGACTAAGT CCTGCAAAGCCAGAGGCTCTGATCTCCGAGTTCATTTTAAG AATACAAGGGAGACAGCCCATGCCATTCGTAAGTTGCATCTGGTCAAGGCCAAAAGGTATTTGGAGGATGTTTTGGCCCACAAGCAAGCCATTCCATTCCGGCGCTTTTGTCGTGGTGTGGGGCGAACTGCACAAGCTAAAAACCGTCATTCAAATGGACAAGGACGCTGGCCTGTTAAATCTGCTAAGTTTATTCTAGATTTACTCAAGAATGCTGAGAGTAATGCTGAG GTGAAAGGTTTGGATGTGGATTCACTTTATATATCTCACATCCAGGTAAATCAAGCCCAGAAGCAAAGGCGTCGCACATACCGAGCTCATGGAAGAATTAACC CTTACATGTCATCTCCATGCCATATTGAGTTGACTTTGTCAGAAAAGGAAGAACCTGTCAGAAAGGAG CCTGAGACTCAGTTGGCTCCTAAGAAACCAAGGGCTCAAGCACTACGCAGTGGTGCTTCTTCTTAA